AACTTGTTTGGTACCTTACCTAATAGTTGCTCGCGAATTGCACTCCAATCGCCAACGACCACTATCCCCGTAACGATTGGCTCATCCACTGATAAATCGAGTCGTAAAGCTACGCCCTCAAGTGTTATTGTACAATCACCGCACGAAAGATAGAATGTGCGTGTCTCgagtctccatctttccaccaaagcGCTGGTAAGTGTGGGATCCAATTTAGTTCCCCGAGCACACAAGACATGTATAAGAATCTAGCCTCTTGCATTTGTTGTTCAATAACATGTGGTGCTCTTGCAATTAAATTGTGTATGTACGTTTCTAAAATCTAATCTTCAACCTaattatataaaacattaaaaaaatataaaattaataacgttaacaaattaataatgaatttaattaaaattaaaaaaagttaataatatttttcttacCATTTTGCAGTTGGACGTCGGGAATGTGCTTGTCATCAAAACGAATAAGCGAAATTGTcattataaaaatcaattaaaaatgaagaacttacaaaatataaaattaaaacaacagggttttgagagaaattgaatgaaaaattgagAACTAGAAAGTTGAGAGAATTTAGAGAATGAATGAATGGAGAGAATTAGGAGAATGAGATTTGAATGCAAAAGGAGGAAAATGGTTTGGGTTCATATAGCAAATAAACTAGCCATTGGAAAACATTTTGCTGTTGGACTTTTTTACTATTGGGAAAAGTTACCCTTGGACGAAAGCTCTTCCAGCAGAATGCATTTTCATTTGAGTTGGTAAGAAAGGGCGTCCAACAAGACGCATTTTCTATTTGTCTGTTTAAAATTggattatttttgtaaatatctaAAAATTCGATCTAAAACTCTAATTATTTCCTAAaagctatatatatatcaaaattactCATTTTCATGTAGCACTCATAAAAAAAccatatatttcaattaataaatttaataattatcattttaaaattaaaaggtatGCATAAAATTGCATAACTTAGTGAATTCTGGTCTAAAGATTAAAAGTTACTAAATTAGagtaaaatgaataaatgaatttcACTTATCAaagtttccattttttttctttcttccacaAATATTGACGTTCCTTTAAAAAGCGTAGTTAAATAGTATTCACCACTTTTTGCAACATGGAAAAAGCTCCTATAATTGTGAGCTTTATCAGCTTTTCTAGTTTGTTAGCTTtcctataaaataaaaaatggggcATTTTCAGATTTCACTTTTAAATTAAAACCCTCTTTTGAACTCTCTTTTTACAATCTTACTCTCAGAGTTGCAGTGCCTGGAAAAAAATGGGGAGAGCTTCAAGGTGGCTAAAGAGCTTGTTTGGGATAAAGAACAGTAAAAACAGCTTCAATCCCAGAGACGGGAAAGACAAGAAAAACTGCGACATTGAACATTCAGTGGGAGATTCAAGCATTTCCCCAGAAAAGGTTGCGTGGTTAAGATCGTGCTATAATGAAACAGAGAGGGAGCAGAACAAGCACGCCATTGCTGTGGCTGCCGCCACTGCTGCTGCGGCGGATGCAGCAGTAGCCGCCGCGCAGGCTGCAGTGGCGGTGGTGAGACTGACTAGTCATGGTAGAGGGACCATGTTTGGTGGTGTACATGAGAAGTGGGCTGCTGTCAAGATTCAAACAGTTTTTAGAGGTTATCTGGTAAGTAAGTGgagtttttatttcttaatttatttaaacttgAGTCAAATTCAtagctttcatttttttaaacatgaaattttggGTTGAAAACAGGCTCGAAAAGCATTACGAGCTTTGAAAGGATTGGTGAAAATACAGGCACTTGTTAGAGGATATTTAGTGAGGAAACAAGCTTCAGCTACATTTCATAGCATGCAGGCATTGATGAGAGCACAAGCTACAATTAAATCCCAGAAAGCTCGTGCAATCATTAACAATGACGCTATTAGATTTGACATCCGAGCACGAAAATCCATGGTAAAATATTCCCTTTTTAATCCGGCTACttccattttcttttgatttccaTAATTGATTCAAAAACCCATATTGTAGGAGAGATTTGATGATACAAGAAGTGAACACACCGTTTCGATCCATAGCAGACGATTATCGGCTTCTCTCGACATCGATGAAAGTCCCAAAATTGTGGAAGTCGATACAGGCATCAAGCCTAGAGCAAGATCTCGAAGAACCAACACCAGTATATCAGATTTCATCGATGACCATACGTACCAAACACTGCCTTCACCACTTCCGTGTCGATGTCCAGCCCGATTATCAATACCAGATAGTCGGCATTATCAGGACATTGATTGGGGATTTAGTGGAGATAAATGCAGGTTCTCCACAGCTCACAGTACGCCTCGGTTCATCAATTCTTGCGCTCCGGCTACACCGGCCAAGAGTGTGTCGGGTCACAACTTTTTCAGACCCTGTGGGGATTCTCCTAATTATATGGCTAATACACAATCATTCAAGGCTAAATTGAGGTCGCATAGTGCTCCAAAACAAAGACCGGAACCAGTCCCGAAAAAGCGGCTTTCCCTCAATGAAATGATGGAATCCAGAAGTAGTTTAAGTGGGGTAAAGATGCAGAGATCATGTTCACGAGCTCAAGAAGCTATTCATTTCAAGAATGCAGTAATGGGGAAGCTTGATAGGTCCTTAGAATTTGGTAAAGATTCTGAGAGAAACCATTTGCAGATTAGAAGGTGGTGATTATGAAAAAAACGAAACAagatatttagaaaaaaaatgtgtagaaTTTACATTCAAAATGTGAATGTTATATGTGAAGGAATTTTGCCTTCTTTTCCTGTCAATGAAATGGAATCTtggttcttttttcctttttttttttttttgtaaacaaataaaatgatttgGGTTTTGATGTACTAAGTTGATTGTTGGAGGTAAtgattattttttggttaaaatatgaaataaggCCCTGTACTCTggataattttagaatttaacactcttaaaattattttatcaaattcaggttcattatagtattatttttttaattatattattacgaAGTgaggtttttattattatttccaaatgtcatattaacaattttaatgttaaaaattgaacttaaaatttgaaatttataaaatacaaagattaaattctaaaattgttaataataaAAGGAGGAATGGCATATTTCaacattattatttctaaaaattGAGTCCAAACTTTGATGAGAAGGTAGAAGAATAAGGGGGACAGAATTTGAACTATCTGATTGATTTGATGTAAGggtgttttttaattttaaaatttctttcttgaATCTAATGAAACGTAGAATATTAATGTCGAAAAAAACAAGGGCATGGATggagtttgaaaaaaaattcaaaagttagaatagttttttaaataaaaatgttggTGGTATTGTTCATTTCAAATATTCGCTCCTTCCTTTCTTATTTTCTCATTTTGGAATTATGTATCCATTTTGCTCTTGCATTTTGTTTGCTCATGATATACGAGATAGTTTGGATTCCCTTTCATTGCTGATTTTATGCCAATCCACTCTCCTTTTATAGATATTTAAATTTCCAAAATCTTGATTTGGGTTCTTCAATATTTAGACGtagatatataattttattatgtgtattaatttaatttataattcacttgtaaatttaaaaagaaaatcaatttttttactaaattttatatgaatatatatatagtaaattcCAAAAGGAAAATGGAAATGACATTAATGCACCATTTTCCCCATTTATAACAGTATTCaagattatttaattttcacattttttatcCTCTGGGGCATTGCAAGTTCATAGTAATTACTCTGTTACTATAGTACCGAGTTTAATTCAATGAAAGAAGTacttcaatcaatgtgttgaaaaGATTTATCAATGCTGGATTTGAATAATTAAAGCTataattgttaataaattttaagaaGCAAGTAAAAGTCAAGCTAAACTATCCAACCACTGTTTTACACGTGGCCAAGGCTTGATTAAAAAAATACCCCTAAATTTTACCATGTTCTcgtacttatttttttttatcaaatgtgGTACTCAAACTTAAGCCAGTTCTTTAttactgaaaaaaaaaactatgtagaaCAAACTGTTTTTGActgaaatttttagttttttctcttccaaaagcacttttgatgcttaattatttttcacctctccaataacatagtattctcttttttttcttggtgcttaattacaaatgtgttaaaatcattaattaaaaataaaaaaatattttttaaaatactaattacaaatatttaatggttatatttaaatatttaaaatatagtttatatattctaattaaattttataaataattaatatttattgcataaaaatatttagaatttatatttcatatattaaaatattaacaagttataataaattttttatattcttaaatataataatattaactaatttaaatattatttaaatacatatttgttacttgataataatatgtttaaaatggacattttatttctcaaaagtattttttgacagcaatactaaacacttaaattttaaaccaaaattttcaaaactagcCCTTAACTTTCGTTATCCATTTTATCCCAGAAAATTAACACTActagaatttgaaaagaaaaaggaaaagaaaaaaaaatgtaatagaaaaagtaaaaggtaaaaaaaaaaattaccgaCTCGTTTAACTATATCACTACTCCCTCATTCAACAAAAAATGTTAAGGTAGCCCAATcactaattgccacataaacaatATCACATAATCACTCATATCaaataattccaaaaataaagaaaaaagtttTTCCTTTACCCACCCCCGTACCTCTCCCCTCCCTCTCCCCCTTCCCCAGCATCCCTC
The genomic region above belongs to Gossypium hirsutum isolate 1008001.06 chromosome D05, Gossypium_hirsutum_v2.1, whole genome shotgun sequence and contains:
- the LOC107907183 gene encoding protein IQ-DOMAIN 14, producing the protein MGRASRWLKSLFGIKNSKNSFNPRDGKDKKNCDIEHSVGDSSISPEKVAWLRSCYNETEREQNKHAIAVAAATAAAADAAVAAAQAAVAVVRLTSHGRGTMFGGVHEKWAAVKIQTVFRGYLARKALRALKGLVKIQALVRGYLVRKQASATFHSMQALMRAQATIKSQKARAIINNDAIRFDIRARKSMERFDDTRSEHTVSIHSRRLSASLDIDESPKIVEVDTGIKPRARSRRTNTSISDFIDDHTYQTLPSPLPCRCPARLSIPDSRHYQDIDWGFSGDKCRFSTAHSTPRFINSCAPATPAKSVSGHNFFRPCGDSPNYMANTQSFKAKLRSHSAPKQRPEPVPKKRLSLNEMMESRSSLSGVKMQRSCSRAQEAIHFKNAVMGKLDRSLEFGKDSERNHLQIRRW